Proteins co-encoded in one Bacillus paramycoides genomic window:
- a CDS encoding YpiF family protein has translation MKWIVKDVEQFEQAREYVDTGVIPLLSISAAKEMKMVVEQGEFIELLSMELEREYKGRVLLLPAFTYLVESQKNEKGRLQEWTNHLQEQGFKHIAYVTSDFSWKEDMQELQGDLFWFPSLALEQFSDQAKREVIHAHIKNIMVMLEGKWGK, from the coding sequence TTGAAATGGATTGTAAAAGATGTAGAACAGTTTGAGCAAGCAAGAGAGTATGTAGATACAGGTGTTATACCACTTTTATCAATTTCAGCAGCAAAAGAAATGAAAATGGTAGTAGAACAAGGTGAATTTATCGAATTGCTGAGTATGGAGCTGGAAAGAGAATATAAAGGAAGAGTGCTCTTACTACCTGCATTTACGTATTTAGTAGAGAGTCAAAAAAATGAAAAAGGTCGTTTGCAAGAATGGACGAATCATTTACAAGAGCAAGGTTTTAAACATATTGCTTATGTTACAAGTGATTTTTCATGGAAAGAAGATATGCAAGAATTGCAGGGAGATTTATTTTGGTTTCCTTCATTAGCGTTAGAACAATTTAGTGATCAAGCGAAAAGAGAAGTTATTCATGCACATATAAAAAATATAATGGTGATGTTGGAAGGAAAATGGGGAAAGTAG
- the qcrA gene encoding menaquinol-cytochrome c reductase iron-sulfur subunit has translation MSEKEHRVSRRQFLNYTLTGVGGFMAAGILMPMTRFALDPVLRKEAGTDMVAVAQVKDITTEPKRFDFKVKQVDGWYKSEEPKSAWVHKDESGDIVAFSPVCKHLGCTVNWNSDKAHPNQFFCPCHGGRYTKDGMNIKGTPPLAPLDVYESKVKDGTLYLGKAKPRGGAK, from the coding sequence GTGAGCGAGAAAGAACATCGTGTGTCAAGAAGACAGTTTTTAAATTACACCCTTACAGGGGTAGGAGGCTTTATGGCAGCGGGTATTTTAATGCCGATGACGCGATTTGCGCTTGATCCGGTGTTAAGAAAAGAAGCGGGAACGGATATGGTTGCTGTTGCACAAGTAAAGGATATTACAACAGAGCCAAAACGTTTCGACTTTAAGGTGAAGCAGGTTGATGGTTGGTACAAGTCTGAAGAGCCAAAATCAGCGTGGGTTCATAAAGATGAAAGCGGAGACATTGTTGCGTTCTCTCCAGTATGTAAACATTTAGGGTGTACAGTTAACTGGAATTCGGACAAAGCACATCCGAATCAATTCTTTTGTCCATGTCATGGGGGCCGTTACACAAAAGATGGGATGAACATTAAAGGTACGCCGCCCCTTGCTCCGCTTGATGTATACGAATCTAAAGTGAAAGATGGAACGCTGTATTTAGGAAAAGCGAAGCCAAGAGGGGGTGCAAAGTAG
- the qcrB gene encoding menaquinol-cytochrome c reductase cytochrome b subunit — translation MLNKIYDWVDERLDITPIWRDIADHEVPEHVNPAHHFSAFVYCFGGLTFFVTVIQILSGMFLTMYYVPDIKNAWESVYYLQNEVAYGQIVRGMHHWGASLVIVMMFLHTLRVFFQGAYKKPRELNWIVGVLIFFVMLGLGFTGYLLPWDMKALFATKVGIQIAEQTPLIGPYIKTLLAGHSEIVGAQTLTRFFAIHVFFLPAALLGLMAFHFIMIRKQGISGPL, via the coding sequence ATGCTAAATAAAATTTATGATTGGGTAGATGAAAGGTTAGATATTACACCAATATGGCGTGATATCGCTGATCATGAAGTACCTGAACATGTAAACCCGGCACATCACTTTTCTGCATTCGTTTATTGCTTTGGAGGACTTACATTTTTCGTTACTGTAATTCAAATCTTATCTGGAATGTTTTTGACGATGTACTATGTGCCTGATATTAAAAATGCTTGGGAATCGGTTTATTATTTACAAAATGAAGTTGCATACGGGCAAATTGTTCGTGGTATGCACCACTGGGGTGCTAGTCTTGTAATTGTAATGATGTTTTTACATACACTTAGAGTTTTCTTCCAGGGTGCGTATAAAAAGCCTCGTGAGCTAAACTGGATTGTTGGTGTTCTTATTTTCTTTGTTATGTTAGGTCTTGGTTTTACCGGATATTTATTACCGTGGGATATGAAAGCGTTATTTGCTACGAAAGTAGGGATTCAAATTGCAGAGCAAACGCCGCTCATTGGTCCTTACATTAAAACATTACTCGCTGGTCATTCCGAAATTGTTGGCGCTCAAACATTAACTCGCTTCTTTGCTATTCACGTCTTCTTCTTACCAGCAGCACTTCTAGGTTTAATGGCCTTCCACTTCATCATGATTCGCAAACAAGGTATTTCCGGTCCGCTATAA
- the qcrC gene encoding menaquinol-cytochrome c reductase cytochrome b/c subunit, whose protein sequence is MHRGKGMKFVGDSRVPVARKPNIPKDYSEYPGKTEAFWPNFLLKEWMVGAVFLIGYLCLTVAHPSPLERMADPTDAGYIPLPDWYFLFLYQLLKYSYASGSFTVIGAFIMPGIAFGALLLAPFLDRGPERRPLKRPVATGFMLLAIASIIFLTWESVAHHDWEAAKKQGAIVKTAPVDKNDDGYKLMQKNTCLTCHGDNLQGGAAAPALQNLTLKPEEIAKIAKDGKGSMPKGVFKGTDEELKKLSEFVAKYNKK, encoded by the coding sequence ATGCATCGCGGCAAAGGAATGAAGTTTGTAGGAGATTCTCGGGTACCGGTAGCTCGGAAACCAAATATTCCAAAAGACTATTCTGAATACCCAGGGAAAACAGAAGCATTTTGGCCAAACTTCTTGTTAAAAGAATGGATGGTTGGTGCAGTTTTTTTAATCGGTTATTTATGTTTAACAGTGGCGCATCCGTCACCGCTTGAAAGAATGGCGGATCCAACTGATGCCGGATATATACCACTTCCAGATTGGTATTTCTTATTCTTGTATCAGTTATTAAAGTATTCTTATGCTTCTGGTTCATTTACTGTAATTGGAGCGTTTATTATGCCAGGGATTGCGTTTGGTGCATTACTGTTAGCGCCATTTCTTGATCGAGGCCCAGAAAGGCGCCCATTGAAGCGTCCTGTAGCAACTGGATTTATGCTTTTAGCAATTGCATCGATTATCTTTTTAACTTGGGAATCTGTAGCACACCACGACTGGGAAGCTGCAAAAAAACAAGGAGCAATTGTAAAAACAGCACCAGTTGATAAAAATGATGATGGCTATAAATTAATGCAAAAAAATACTTGTTTAACATGTCACGGTGACAATTTACAAGGCGGGGCAGCAGCACCGGCACTGCAAAACTTAACTTTAAAGCCAGAAGAAATTGCTAAAATTGCGAAAGATGGAAAAGGTTCAATGCCTAAAGGGGTATTTAAAGGTACAGATGAGGAACTGAAGAAGCTTTCGGAATTCGTTGCAAAGTATAATAAAAAATAA
- a CDS encoding DUF1405 domain-containing protein, translating to MIYLYAMLRQRSVLLFLLIVNILGTIYGFIWYGNQLKETSPLFWPFVPDSPMASLFFVFVLIAFLIKRNWGLIEALAIVTLIKYGIWAVVVNAIMIYVKGPIGLIGYMLMLSHFAMAVQAVLYAPFYRIKKWHFAVAAIWTLHNDAIDYLFWQMPRYGIMHLFVGEIGYFTFWLSIAVLCITYYYCLRENRKQFSL from the coding sequence TTGATTTACTTGTATGCAATGTTAAGACAACGCTCCGTGTTATTATTTTTATTAATTGTTAACATATTAGGTACAATATACGGATTTATATGGTATGGAAATCAATTAAAAGAAACTTCACCTCTATTTTGGCCGTTTGTACCCGATAGCCCTATGGCGAGTCTCTTTTTTGTCTTTGTCTTAATCGCTTTTTTAATAAAGAGAAATTGGGGATTAATAGAGGCGCTAGCGATTGTTACTTTAATAAAATATGGTATATGGGCTGTTGTTGTAAATGCAATTATGATCTATGTAAAAGGTCCTATTGGCCTTATCGGGTATATGTTAATGCTTTCGCATTTTGCGATGGCAGTACAAGCAGTGCTATATGCACCGTTTTATCGAATAAAAAAATGGCATTTTGCGGTAGCCGCTATATGGACATTACATAATGATGCAATTGATTATTTATTTTGGCAAATGCCGAGATATGGAATTATGCATTTGTTTGTAGGAGAAATTGGTTATTTTACGTTCTGGCTAAGTATTGCTGTGCTTTGTATTACATATTATTATTGCTTACGTGAGAACCGAAAACAGTTTTCTTTATAA